Below is a window of Cytobacillus firmus DNA.
AATTTTCATAATCATCAGTTTTTTGGTCCTGGTTACAATTTTATTTTAATCGCGCTTTCAACCTGGCCCAATGGCCCTTCTGCCGAGATTAACCCAACTGCAGCGCCGGACAGCTGAAAAAAGTATGATAGATTCTTTCGATCCTGAATATTTAACTGATCTAGAACCACTCCTCCTAAAATCACTGCATTGCCTATTAAGCTGTCATTAAATGAATCGAGCAGATAACTGCAGAGTGTTTCCCCGGTATATTGCTTACTTAATGGTCCGTTAATTTCAATATACATGGTGTCGGGTATAACCAGGCTAAATGATGAAGTTGCCAGACAATCCGCCATCGCAGCTGGTGAAATCACAATTGCGATGGCTCCGTTTCCTCCCATGCACTTAATTTGCTGGTCAATCCCCGCAAGTACTGTACCATTCTGCTTGAAGCCTTCTTTTCGAAAATAATCTTCAGGCTCACAATCTATTAACTTGATGCCTTTTTCTTTACAGAATTTAAGGGTGGTTTCCTCTTCTGTTCCCGTAACTGAAAAGAAGGTTTTGGCTGGATTTGTCACTTTTTCATAGCCTTGGTTCCAATATGCTTTAAAGACAGAATGTGAACTTTTCCCGCTGATGAGTTTCCAATCCGGTGTCAATTCAATTTTATCTCCAGGAGAAACTGAAGGAAGATTTGCCACTTCGGCGATTCGCTTTTCAATAATATTCACTCTGGCTCACGTCTCCTTTGAACCAGTAATTTAACAGTTCGGATTTTCGAGCCAATGCCGCTGTGCCGCAGAAACTCCAGCACCTAGTTCCACTTCGTATCCGGTCTTCTTTAAAGCAAGCTCCATCGCAGCAAACATTTTCAGCATGTCAGCAGCATCTGTATATCCCATATGTCCCAGGCGCAGAATCTGATTCTTCACCTTTCCGAGACCGCCACCCAATGCGATATGAAATTCTTCCCGCATCATCCTTCTGAATTCATCGGCATTTTTTAATTTTACAGCTGTCAGGGTTGGGCTGGCTGCCGAATCATCCACCAGCAATTCTAGACCTAATGCCCGCACTCCAGCTCTAGTCATATCCCGAAGTGCAGCATGCCTTTTGAATTCAGCTTCTATTCCTCCGCTTTTTTCTATCATATTGCAGGCTTCAAGAAGCCCGCAAACAAGTGATATATTCGGTGTATAAGGTGTGCCGGCCCCTGATTCCAATCCTTTTTTATAGAGCTTAAGGTCAAAGTAAAAGGATGGGCACTGATGCTTATTCACAGTGTTCCAGGCTTTTTCACTTAATGTAATTAACGCAAGGCCAGGCGGCAGCATTAATGCTTTCTGACCTCCGGTTGCCACAATATCAATGCCCCATTCGTCCATGTATAGAGGCGTGCCGACAATCGAGCTGACCGCATCAACGAGGAATATGGCATCTGATTCTTTTACAACTGCTGCAATCTCTTGAATGTTGTTGATTGCAGAGGTGGATGTTTCACAGTGTGTCGCAAAAACAGCTTTTGCCTCAGGATTTTCCTTCAATGCTTTTCTCACATCTTCAGGATCGACAATATTTCCCCATTCAGCATCGACGCGGACGGTTTTGCAGCCGATATGGTCTGTAATTCCCTGAAGGTACTCACCAAAATAGCCGACTACACAAAGAATGATCGTATCGTTGGGACCAACCGTATTAATAATAGCTGTTTCAAGAGCGGATGCTCCGCTTGAGGTAAGTGGGATCACCAGGTTTTCAGTCTGGAATATCATTTTAGACTTTTCAGTCGTTTCCTGAAGTACATCCTGGAAGGCTGGATTCCGGTAATCCATCATGGGATGATCGAAACTCCTTAGCATGGCACGCTGTATTTCTTTTGGAACCTGAACTGGTCCCGGCAATCTTAAATCCAATTTTTCTTCAAACATAGCTTCCTCCCCTTATCGTTTCGATTTATATCTTGCTAATGAATTATTTTGCAATTTTTGTGCCAAGGTTGATTGCCTTTTGTACAAAGGTTTTGTTGTTTGGGGAGTGTTTCAGTGTTTCGTTATGAAACGAAATGGAACAAATTGATGAAACAGATTGTGGCGGATAGCGGAAAGGTGTTGAATTGGGATTAGGAGTTATGAAGGCGGTTTTTTTGGCTGCTCGAGGTTGTTGGCTTTGTGAAGCCTTTTATGACGACTATTTTCTTTTTTTGCCCGAGGTTTTGGGCTTTTTGGAGCCTCTATGACGACGGTTTCTTTGGCTGCCCTGGATTTTGGGTTTTATGAAGCTTCTATGAGGACAATTCCTTTCCACTTCACTGGATTTTGGTCTTCATGAAGCCTTTATTGGCGACTATTTTCTTTGGCTTTCTGGATTTCGGGATTATGAGGCTTCTATGACAACGATTTTTGTTTTGATCCACTTGGTTTTTGGCTGCAAGTCGAGCATATGATTTTTCAAACAACAAAAGACAGCCCCGTTCTTTCGAACAGGCTGCCTTTTTAACATAAGTATTATTTGCTTTGCTTAAGAGATTTTTTTTAATTCATCCGTAAGGCGCATGAATTCTTTTTGGTTCCGGCTAGTGAGAGCTTCATCAATTTTTTCGCGAAGCTTTTCAATTCGATATTCCTTAAGAGCTTGATTTAGGACTTGTTCTGCTAACAATGACACGTTTTCCTCAGACTGTTGCGGCGAGTTAAGTAGACGTTTTTCCATTTGCAATCAACCCCTTGACCTTTTTTCTATTGTAACAGAAATTTTCAGATTATTCAAATCATTATTTGCTGGAAATTTTGTTAGCAGCTGCTAAGCTTGTTAACTACAATGTACCCGATATTGAAACCGTTTAAACAATATACAAAAAAGCTGACTCATGAGAAGGGTTATTCCCTCACAAGTCAGCCCTCTTATGCTTTGGCCGTTTCAAGTATGCTCATTACATTTTGTACAGACTTAACAGATTGATCGAGTGCTTCCTTCTCATCGGCAGTCAATGGAATTTCAATGACACTTTCTATTCCATTTCCGCCCAGAATTGTTGGAACTCCCAAGTAGATGTTACTGTATCCATACTCACCTTCCAAATAGGCAATTGAAGGAAGGATGCGTTTTTTATCTTTCAGAATCGCTTCAGCCATCTCAACCATTGAAGCTGCAGGAGCATAATAGGCACTTCCCTGACCAAGCAGATTGACAATTTCTCCTCCGCCTTTTCTGGTTCTTTTCACAATCGCTTCGATTCGGTCTGCAGGGAGAATTTTCTCCAGAGGAATACCGCCAGCATATGAATATCTAACGAGAGGAACCATGTCATCTCCATGACCACCCAGGACAAAACCTGAAATATCTTCAATCGAAACTCCCAGCTCTTGCGCCACAAACGTATTGAATCGGGCTGTATCCAAAACTCCTGATTGGCCGATTACCCTATTTTTCGGAAAACCGGTCGTTTTGTAGCAAACATAGGTCATGGCATCAACAGGATTGCTTAATACAATAATATAGCTTGCCGGGGCGTATGTTTTTATATTTTGAGAAACCTCAATCATTATCTTCTCATTTACAGCAACCAGATCATCCCGGCTCATTCCCGGTTTTCTTGGCATTCCTGCTGTAATCAAAACTAAATCTGCATCTTGAATGTCTTCATAGCTTGAAGTTCCGGTTATGCTGGCATTAAAGCGCTGAACCGGTCCAGCTTCCAGCATATCAAGGGCCTTGCCTTTTGTTGGGTTTGTCTGTGAAGGTATGTCAACTAAGATTATGTCTCCCAATTCTTTTTGGGCGAGCATCAGTGCTGCCGTCGCACCAGTAAAGCCTGACCCGATAACGGCAATCTTTCTTCTCTTAAAAGTCATCGCTGTTCCTCCATTTCATCATCCAGTTGGAGTACATTATTGATCTTCACGGTTATCTTGCTCCGCAGCTGGTATCTGTTTCTTTTTGCTTCCTCCCTTTTTTACGGGGGGTGGTTCAGGAACTGCCTCTTGTCTCATTTCCTTTGGTTTCCTGTCATCCAACAAAGCTTTCTTGATTTCTTCATCAGGATGAGGTATAACATGCGCTGACACAAGTTCACCCACTCTGGCAGCTGCTTCCTTTCCTGCATCCACAGCAGCCTGAACAGCACTTACATCACCTTGAACCAAAACCGTTACTAGGGCGGCGTCCACTTTTTCCTGCTTCACCAGCATAACATCGGCAGCTTTCAGCATCGCATCTGCTGCTTCAATGGACCCAATCAGCCCTCTTGTTTCAATCATGCCGAGTGCTCTTGCCATACTATTTCACCTCTTTCTTTTCAACGTCAACAGAATCAATGATTCCGATAATCAATGCATCAATTGGCAATTTGAAATCCCCGGACATGTTTGAAGCCGAACTTCCACGTGTAACGAGAACCTGATCACCGACTCCCGCGCCAATTCGATCAACTGCAACGAATGATTTTTCTGCTGAAATTCCATGAGGCTCGACAACCAAAAATTTCAGGCCAGTTAAATTATCCTCTTTTCTTGTGGCCCATACATTGCCGATTACCGTTCCCATTTCCATGTGCTTTCAGCCCCTTTTGTATCCATTACAACAATGCTTTTTCCCAATTCGCGTGCAGCATCACGTGCCAAAGGTGTTATAATGGTCTCTTTATCTACCAGGATTTCATTCTTTTTGCATTCTTGAACATCTCTTTGAGTTATCAGCTTCTTTACGTCTGGCTGATCTGAACTGAAAGGCTTTGGCGCAGCAAAGTCGTCCAGACTGTTGATTTCAACCCCGAACTTTAACAGCTTTTCTTTATACTCCATTAAACTTAAAAAATACTCCCCATTTGTTTTTTTCTCTCCATTGAGGATTTTATAGAGATTTGTTTTCGGAATTAAGGTAACAGGGACATAATCAATAATACAGGCTGAGAGAAGCTCGCTTTCCGGTGTATCGCAAATGCCCAGTGCCCCTTTGACAAACAAGTCCTGGGAAGCACCAAGAAAAATAACTTTCATAACAGTATGCAGCTGGGGATTTTCACTGGAGTCATAGGGAAGGATATTCCAATTCGCTTCTAACACTTCTAATAAAGCTGGGTCAATTCGATTCAAATCCCCTACAGCCAGCAGATTATGCTTCATTTTAGGATTGGGAGCTGATGTGGCACCCAATAGATTTTTCACAACTTCTTCTACAATTTGTTCAATCATATGC
It encodes the following:
- the mdh gene encoding malate dehydrogenase, translated to MTFKRRKIAVIGSGFTGATAALMLAQKELGDIILVDIPSQTNPTKGKALDMLEAGPVQRFNASITGTSSYEDIQDADLVLITAGMPRKPGMSRDDLVAVNEKIMIEVSQNIKTYAPASYIIVLSNPVDAMTYVCYKTTGFPKNRVIGQSGVLDTARFNTFVAQELGVSIEDISGFVLGGHGDDMVPLVRYSYAGGIPLEKILPADRIEAIVKRTRKGGGEIVNLLGQGSAYYAPAASMVEMAEAILKDKKRILPSIAYLEGEYGYSNIYLGVPTILGGNGIESVIEIPLTADEKEALDQSVKSVQNVMSILETAKA
- a CDS encoding IDEAL domain-containing protein, yielding MEKRLLNSPQQSEENVSLLAEQVLNQALKEYRIEKLREKIDEALTSRNQKEFMRLTDELKKIS
- a CDS encoding pyridoxal-phosphate-dependent aminotransferase family protein, whose translation is MFEEKLDLRLPGPVQVPKEIQRAMLRSFDHPMMDYRNPAFQDVLQETTEKSKMIFQTENLVIPLTSSGASALETAIINTVGPNDTIILCVVGYFGEYLQGITDHIGCKTVRVDAEWGNIVDPEDVRKALKENPEAKAVFATHCETSTSAINNIQEIAAVVKESDAIFLVDAVSSIVGTPLYMDEWGIDIVATGGQKALMLPPGLALITLSEKAWNTVNKHQCPSFYFDLKLYKKGLESGAGTPYTPNISLVCGLLEACNMIEKSGGIEAEFKRHAALRDMTRAGVRALGLELLVDDSAASPTLTAVKLKNADEFRRMMREEFHIALGGGLGKVKNQILRLGHMGYTDAADMLKMFAAMELALKKTGYEVELGAGVSAAQRHWLENPNC
- a CDS encoding BMC domain-containing protein codes for the protein MARALGMIETRGLIGSIEAADAMLKAADVMLVKQEKVDAALVTVLVQGDVSAVQAAVDAGKEAAARVGELVSAHVIPHPDEEIKKALLDDRKPKEMRQEAVPEPPPVKKGGSKKKQIPAAEQDNREDQ
- a CDS encoding EutN/CcmL family microcompartment protein, encoding MEMGTVIGNVWATRKEDNLTGLKFLVVEPHGISAEKSFVAVDRIGAGVGDQVLVTRGSSASNMSGDFKLPIDALIIGIIDSVDVEKKEVK